A genomic segment from Sulfuritalea hydrogenivorans sk43H encodes:
- a CDS encoding PRTRC system ThiF family protein — MAIHHLVPELLTREVRVTVIGAGGSGSQMLMGLAQLHTAMLALGHPGGLDVTVVDADQVSEANVGRQMFYPSDVGLSKASVLVNRINMAMSTGWKAQMRRLTAGESLRTDLAIGCVDNRLARKAILESVGRAGGGYWLDLGNRLHDGQVILGVVPARWAKPDANRLPHAGDLLPEIVDESQEAEDDTPSCSLADALDKQSLFVNRGVSLYALNLLWELFRYGQIAYHGVFVNLKNARTTPLPVDPAAWSRFGYPKPARSRKRKGQGS; from the coding sequence ATGGCTATCCATCATCTTGTGCCTGAACTGCTCACGCGGGAGGTGCGTGTCACTGTCATCGGGGCCGGAGGTTCAGGTTCCCAGATGCTGATGGGACTGGCCCAGCTGCATACGGCCATGCTTGCCTTGGGTCACCCCGGGGGACTGGATGTGACCGTTGTGGACGCCGACCAGGTGTCGGAAGCCAATGTCGGGCGGCAGATGTTTTATCCGTCCGACGTGGGGCTCTCCAAGGCATCGGTACTCGTCAATCGCATCAACATGGCAATGAGTACCGGCTGGAAGGCGCAGATGCGGCGACTCACTGCGGGCGAGAGTTTGCGCACCGATCTGGCGATTGGTTGTGTGGACAATCGTCTGGCGCGCAAAGCAATCCTGGAATCGGTAGGACGTGCCGGCGGCGGGTATTGGCTCGATCTGGGCAACCGCCTGCATGATGGTCAGGTCATTCTCGGTGTGGTGCCGGCGCGTTGGGCCAAGCCCGATGCGAACCGGCTGCCTCATGCTGGCGATCTTCTCCCGGAGATCGTCGATGAGTCGCAGGAAGCCGAAGATGACACGCCGTCCTGCTCGCTGGCCGATGCCCTCGACAAGCAGTCGCTGTTCGTCAATCGCGGGGTCTCGCTGTATGCCCTGAATCTGCTGTGGGAGTTGTTCCGCTACGGCCAGATCGCCTATCACGGTGTTTTTGTGAATCTCAAGAATGCCCGGACGACACCGCTTCCCGTCGATCCGGCGGCATGGTCCCGATTCGGCTATCCCAAGCCTGCGCGCAGTCGTAAGCGCAAAGGGCAGGGGAGTTGA
- a CDS encoding PRTRC system protein A: MDARDIALQHSAPVVTVPRYGGFTPLVENGHRFLVTGDGLWLEARRPWLYLRVPLVCQKSVPMPYGWVGRELSLSFGKIPRHLVIEFYRFALDRCPEECVGWIVWHAGSGEMRLVFPTEESTGCAHVRYRRPLLDEDEHLVVDLHSHGRLSAFFSTQDDRDDRGEFKIAGVIGNCDRGQCSTAFRLCANGLFLPLAFDETGLSGQTGGNDGYPSSCA; this comes from the coding sequence ATGGATGCGAGAGATATCGCCTTGCAACACTCGGCACCTGTCGTGACGGTGCCGCGCTATGGCGGATTCACGCCCCTGGTCGAGAATGGTCATCGCTTTCTGGTGACCGGTGACGGGCTCTGGCTCGAAGCACGGCGTCCCTGGTTGTATCTCAGGGTGCCGCTGGTCTGCCAGAAAAGCGTCCCCATGCCCTATGGGTGGGTGGGCCGTGAGCTCTCCCTGTCCTTTGGCAAGATTCCTCGCCATCTGGTCATCGAGTTCTACCGGTTTGCGCTTGATCGTTGCCCGGAAGAGTGTGTGGGATGGATCGTGTGGCATGCCGGCTCCGGCGAGATGCGGCTGGTGTTCCCGACAGAAGAATCGACGGGATGCGCGCATGTACGTTATCGCCGGCCGCTCCTCGATGAGGATGAGCATCTGGTGGTCGACCTGCATTCCCATGGTCGCCTCTCGGCCTTCTTCTCGACGCAGGACGATCGGGATGATCGCGGGGAGTTCAAGATTGCCGGTGTGATCGGCAATTGCGATCGCGGGCAATGCTCCACGGCGTTTCGTTTATGCGCCAACGGGCTGTTCCTGCCGCTGGCATTCGATGAGACCGGCTTGAGCGGCCAGACAGGAGGGAATGATGGCTATCCATCATCTTGTGCCTGA
- a CDS encoding PRTRC system protein B: MAINVSTFSSEQSYRLTHAVLVYQDAQRKPAFVSIHDVGSDDGNRPVIQAGVPASKAGLMALMRILDPEAMLKPAIKPAHVLAEGSGFFVWYRAPQDRQVWFDCKELGARTARVPCPGLVFVVTTKAWKVFAFKGRQRPDADTPLSVAPFFNVWQNGTICVGSARLPKGDQVHNHLAWEEAFFRSYFTHPNIHTPRGLTRYRAGPFALWRDLLDGRLTRFPTRTLVPTGWTLRQAFEAAVLEGDA; this comes from the coding sequence ATGGCGATCAATGTCAGTACGTTTTCCAGCGAACAGTCGTACCGGCTGACTCATGCCGTCTTGGTCTATCAGGATGCGCAGCGCAAGCCGGCGTTCGTGTCGATTCATGACGTGGGTTCCGACGATGGCAATCGTCCGGTGATTCAAGCAGGGGTTCCGGCCAGCAAGGCGGGGCTCATGGCGCTGATGCGCATTCTCGATCCGGAAGCGATGCTCAAGCCGGCCATCAAGCCGGCGCATGTGCTCGCGGAAGGATCGGGTTTCTTCGTCTGGTACAGGGCTCCGCAGGACAGGCAGGTCTGGTTCGACTGCAAGGAACTCGGTGCGCGAACTGCTCGGGTTCCCTGTCCGGGACTGGTGTTCGTGGTGACCACGAAGGCATGGAAGGTGTTTGCGTTCAAGGGGCGGCAACGTCCTGATGCCGACACACCACTGTCCGTCGCGCCATTCTTCAATGTCTGGCAAAACGGCACCATCTGTGTCGGCAGTGCCCGCTTGCCGAAAGGCGATCAGGTACACAACCACCTGGCCTGGGAGGAAGCCTTCTTCCGGTCCTACTTCACGCATCCGAATATCCATACCCCACGGGGGCTGACCCGTTACCGGGCCGGTCCGTTTGCCTTGTGGCGGGATCTGCTGGATGGTCGCTTGACTCGCTTTCCTACGCGCACGCTCGTTCCGACGGGTTGGACGCTACGGCAAGCTTTTGAGGCCGCCGTGCTGGAAGGAGACGCGTGA
- a CDS encoding PRTRC system protein F — translation MRTSLATLGAPVSSNRGPRRSLSGGRFRPGPDPLSLPQFGKGLTISLNPSLDVRRWAMLALRWLEVGELPESASGLPPTLVQQALVAWINRMVGQLQHIAFEVHAAASPATLGYGSLFPDASDDDDRWYWAIQSEQVVWMGMKDRLTRIETLCPGLGETALYWLQRASGRTLYALTPQSARDLCEYIHWQGSSDQAEWLDEMRSMGMSDEDLGDAISPDWYDGHFPDWVLRAKPVLDEEALSRIQSSMPEVAPVAAVLLDIEQLMADGGQLPGLDGMEVECVYFGAYLRWDADDPMDRVFDDFIEYANCASDGYTDLFGAGAVPLDTEGFHVWLHKTGLGLQLLSSLDRLIALIAEPL, via the coding sequence ATGCGTACAAGCCTTGCAACGCTTGGTGCTCCGGTCTCAAGCAACCGTGGCCCCCGGCGATCGCTGTCAGGTGGCCGCTTCCGTCCAGGCCCTGATCCTCTGAGTCTGCCGCAGTTTGGCAAAGGACTCACGATCAGCCTCAATCCCAGCCTTGATGTTCGTCGCTGGGCGATGCTGGCCTTGCGCTGGCTGGAGGTTGGGGAGCTTCCCGAGTCTGCGAGCGGTCTGCCGCCTACGCTGGTGCAACAAGCGTTGGTTGCGTGGATCAATCGCATGGTGGGGCAATTGCAGCACATTGCCTTCGAGGTTCATGCGGCCGCTAGTCCAGCAACATTGGGCTACGGATCGTTGTTTCCCGATGCCAGTGACGACGATGACCGGTGGTACTGGGCCATTCAGTCTGAACAGGTGGTATGGATGGGCATGAAGGATCGGCTGACCCGGATCGAGACGCTCTGTCCCGGTTTGGGTGAGACAGCGCTGTATTGGTTGCAACGGGCTTCGGGGCGCACGCTGTATGCCCTGACGCCTCAATCGGCGCGCGATCTGTGCGAATACATCCACTGGCAAGGGAGTAGTGACCAAGCCGAATGGCTGGATGAGATGCGTTCGATGGGAATGAGTGACGAGGATCTGGGGGATGCAATTTCTCCGGACTGGTATGACGGTCATTTCCCGGACTGGGTGCTTCGCGCCAAGCCGGTGCTGGATGAGGAGGCCTTGTCCCGCATCCAGTCCTCCATGCCAGAAGTTGCGCCGGTAGCCGCCGTGTTGCTCGACATCGAACAATTGATGGCGGATGGCGGGCAGCTTCCCGGCCTGGATGGCATGGAAGTCGAGTGTGTCTATTTCGGGGCTTACCTGCGATGGGATGCCGATGACCCTATGGATCGGGTGTTCGATGACTTTATCGAATACGCGAATTGCGCCAGCGATGGCTATACCGATCTCTTTGGCGCCGGCGCGGTACCTCTCGATACCGAGGGGTTCCATGTCTGGCTCCACAAGACTGGCCTGGGGTTGCAGTTGTTGTCGTCACTGGATCGGCTGATCGCCCTGATCGCCGAACCGCTGTGA
- a CDS encoding PRTRC system protein C, whose protein sequence is MTITVQKLQRSFAYNGIALPDPGCELSPEQVRDVYSATYPEITTASIEGPEQKGDRLIYTFRRAVGTKGSLSANAPRTSRIVVRRRDDGLSYVEPQSAVMTPVERLTIALGRWVRWLDRRWPVVLRKE, encoded by the coding sequence ATGACCATTACCGTTCAGAAGCTGCAGCGTTCGTTTGCCTACAACGGCATTGCCTTGCCCGATCCCGGCTGCGAGTTGTCCCCGGAACAGGTGCGGGATGTCTATTCCGCGACCTACCCGGAGATCACGACGGCATCGATCGAAGGGCCGGAGCAAAAGGGGGATCGGTTGATCTACACCTTCCGGCGTGCAGTCGGCACCAAGGGCAGCCTATCGGCAAATGCTCCGCGAACCTCCCGGATCGTGGTGCGGCGGCGCGATGACGGCCTGAGCTATGTCGAACCGCAATCGGCGGTTATGACGCCGGTGGAGCGCCTGACTATCGCCTTGGGACGATGGGTCAGGTGGCTCGATCGGCGTTGGCCTGTTGTCCTCCGCAAGGAGTAG
- a CDS encoding PRTRC system protein E, producing MFFQELKSLLDGCAALAVTLSSAREGLITVTVRPTPKDAKDAEALAIPLVLTGTAEELDAQFVGLLRSFADEHQSLAEQLEATRNILEAAKKDASKKAEGALRKGTAKVAAPADDDDDETETPAAADVPVEDNLFA from the coding sequence ATGTTTTTTCAGGAACTGAAATCGTTGTTGGACGGCTGCGCAGCACTGGCGGTCACCTTGTCATCGGCACGGGAAGGCTTGATCACCGTCACGGTGCGACCCACCCCGAAGGATGCCAAGGATGCCGAGGCGTTGGCGATCCCGCTGGTTCTGACCGGAACGGCGGAGGAGCTGGATGCGCAATTCGTCGGCTTGCTTCGCAGCTTTGCCGATGAGCATCAATCGCTGGCCGAGCAACTGGAAGCCACCCGCAACATTCTTGAGGCAGCCAAAAAGGACGCCAGCAAGAAAGCGGAAGGCGCACTCAGGAAAGGCACGGCCAAGGTAGCGGCGCCAGCTGATGACGATGATGATGAGACCGAGACACCGGCAGCCGCCGACGTTCCGGTCGAAGACAACCTTTTCGCATGA
- a CDS encoding PRTRC system ParB family protein, which translates to MQLQASIKVGNILPGRNPRGYFDPSEMTALEDSVKSKGVLQAILVRPRDAGRYEIVAGERRWRAAKKVFGDEYEIPALVRDLDDGEADEAALIENIQRADMSPTEEAEAAAKILGRCQGDRDEASRRLGWSRTTLDKRLALMNCSERVRRALSERRIQLGHAELLAAVTRDRQDAVLEKLLSQASLPTVAQFRGQLEQISRALSSAIFDKGECTSCTHNSGNQQALFGEAIAAGHCTHGACFDGKTEASLDAKKASLADDYPTIRIVRPGENFTLLRLLAEGDTGVGEEQAKACRACKNFGAAISAVPGKLGNVYPDLCFDASCNAKKVAARIKLEKDKATPAEGSAKTASGKSATPAKSSGKAEAKSEAKVQDSQRVKDYRLEVWRKALRRELMGNRDNNLTVLIALALSGNARHISDTKLGKAFAAITKQEFTSFVFKADEAARLVAQSDEAVRDKLFLGLAASAADGIEEKTLVQILTYLEIDLGRHWKLCEEFLKLLTKSEIEAMCDEIGLKVAMGGAFAKAMSGKKDDIVKALLNVAAFPYEGKVPRSMRFTIA; encoded by the coding sequence ATGCAACTGCAAGCATCAATCAAGGTCGGAAACATCCTTCCCGGCCGCAATCCCCGAGGCTACTTCGATCCCTCGGAAATGACGGCGTTGGAAGATTCCGTGAAATCCAAGGGCGTGCTGCAGGCGATCCTCGTTCGTCCCCGCGATGCGGGGCGTTACGAGATCGTCGCCGGCGAACGTCGCTGGCGCGCGGCAAAGAAGGTGTTCGGGGACGAGTATGAAATCCCGGCCCTGGTGCGCGACCTGGACGATGGCGAAGCCGACGAGGCGGCGCTGATCGAAAACATCCAGCGTGCCGACATGAGTCCGACCGAAGAAGCCGAAGCGGCAGCCAAGATTCTTGGCCGCTGTCAGGGGGATCGGGACGAGGCCTCGCGTCGTCTGGGCTGGTCGCGGACCACGCTCGACAAGCGCCTGGCGCTGATGAACTGTTCGGAACGGGTCCGTCGGGCCTTGTCCGAGCGGCGCATCCAGCTGGGTCACGCAGAGTTGTTGGCTGCGGTCACCCGCGACAGGCAGGATGCCGTGTTGGAGAAGTTGCTGTCACAGGCCAGTTTGCCGACGGTCGCCCAGTTTCGCGGGCAACTTGAGCAGATCTCACGGGCTTTGAGCAGCGCCATCTTCGACAAGGGCGAGTGCACGTCGTGTACCCATAACTCGGGGAATCAGCAGGCGCTCTTTGGCGAGGCGATTGCCGCCGGACACTGCACCCACGGGGCGTGTTTCGATGGCAAGACCGAGGCGTCGCTGGACGCAAAGAAGGCATCGCTGGCCGACGACTATCCGACCATTCGGATCGTCCGACCCGGCGAGAACTTCACGCTCCTGCGACTGCTGGCGGAGGGCGATACCGGGGTGGGCGAGGAACAGGCGAAAGCCTGCCGCGCCTGCAAGAACTTCGGTGCCGCGATCTCGGCCGTGCCGGGCAAGCTCGGCAACGTCTATCCCGACCTGTGCTTCGATGCGAGCTGCAATGCCAAGAAGGTGGCAGCGCGTATCAAGCTGGAAAAGGACAAGGCAACGCCGGCGGAGGGTTCTGCGAAGACAGCGTCAGGCAAGTCGGCAACCCCTGCCAAGTCATCCGGCAAGGCCGAAGCCAAGTCGGAGGCCAAGGTTCAGGACTCGCAACGGGTCAAGGACTACCGGCTGGAAGTCTGGCGCAAGGCGCTGCGTCGGGAGTTGATGGGCAATCGTGACAACAATCTCACGGTACTCATCGCTCTTGCGTTATCAGGCAATGCCCGCCATATCAGCGATACCAAGCTGGGCAAGGCATTCGCCGCGATCACCAAGCAGGAATTCACCAGCTTCGTGTTCAAGGCGGACGAGGCGGCACGCCTGGTAGCGCAGTCGGATGAAGCCGTTCGGGACAAGCTGTTTCTCGGACTGGCGGCATCGGCGGCAGACGGTATCGAGGAGAAGACCCTGGTCCAGATCCTCACCTATCTCGAGATCGATCTCGGGCGGCACTGGAAGCTCTGCGAAGAGTTTCTCAAGCTGCTCACCAAGAGCGAAATCGAGGCGATGTGCGACGAGATCGGCTTGAAGGTCGCCATGGGCGGAGCATTTGCCAAGGCCATGAGCGGCAAGAAGGACGACATCGTCAAGGCGCTGTTGAACGTGGCGGCTTTCCCCTACGAGGGCAAGGTGCCGCGGTCGATGCGCTTCACCATCGCGTAA
- a CDS encoding recombinase RecT has protein sequence MSQTLRNIQKSRQGVQSNVVPFPAMLEQFKGEIARALPKHLSPDRMVRIALTAFRMNPKLAQTDPRSVFAAVIQSSQLGLEVGLMGEAHLVPFGNQCQLIPGYQGLMKLARNSGIVQDIYGHEVRINDKFDIVLGLNRTLMHEPLKKNGFPASDEERGMIVGFYAVAVFKDGTRTFHALSKEQIEQVRDNSRGYQMAKKYGKESPWDTHFVPMGLKTVIRRLCNLLPKSPELAMALALDEVTERGENQNIGITEAIEGSWAPIIDEETGEVIPTTAENGDKGNKPGKVEPTQGTERQASGKMLQDTLAIIGRAATTDELDEVYIRAEGSFEGTELEQVLRAYRNRKTALANSASSANDIFGEEGK, from the coding sequence ATGTCTCAAACCCTACGCAACATCCAGAAGTCCCGCCAAGGTGTGCAGTCCAACGTGGTGCCGTTCCCGGCCATGCTGGAACAGTTCAAAGGCGAAATTGCCCGCGCACTGCCCAAGCACCTGAGTCCGGATCGCATGGTGCGCATTGCCCTGACCGCGTTTCGCATGAACCCAAAGCTGGCCCAGACGGATCCCCGCAGTGTTTTTGCGGCGGTGATCCAGTCCAGCCAGCTCGGTCTCGAAGTCGGATTGATGGGTGAAGCGCACCTGGTGCCCTTCGGCAATCAGTGCCAGTTGATTCCCGGCTATCAGGGGCTCATGAAACTGGCGCGCAACAGTGGCATCGTGCAGGACATCTATGGTCACGAAGTTCGCATCAACGACAAGTTCGACATCGTCCTGGGCCTTAACCGGACCCTGATGCACGAACCGTTGAAGAAGAACGGCTTCCCTGCCTCCGATGAGGAGCGGGGAATGATCGTGGGGTTCTACGCTGTCGCGGTGTTCAAGGATGGTACCCGCACGTTTCACGCCCTGTCGAAAGAACAAATCGAACAGGTGCGCGACAACTCGCGGGGCTATCAGATGGCCAAGAAGTACGGCAAGGAAAGTCCGTGGGATACGCATTTCGTCCCCATGGGCCTAAAGACCGTGATTCGCCGGCTGTGCAATTTGTTGCCCAAGTCTCCGGAACTGGCGATGGCGCTGGCGCTCGATGAAGTGACCGAGCGTGGTGAGAACCAGAACATCGGAATCACCGAAGCCATTGAAGGTTCATGGGCGCCGATCATCGACGAGGAAACGGGAGAAGTCATTCCAACCACGGCCGAGAACGGTGACAAGGGGAACAAGCCTGGCAAGGTCGAACCGACCCAAGGCACTGAGCGTCAAGCCTCCGGCAAGATGCTGCAGGACACCCTGGCCATCATCGGCCGGGCGGCAACGACCGACGAACTGGATGAAGTCTATATCCGGGCCGAAGGCTCGTTCGAGGGCACCGAGTTGGAGCAGGTGCTGCGTGCCTACCGTAACCGCAAGACGGCGTTGGCCAATTCTGCTTCCTCGGCAAATGACATTTTCGGGGAAGAGGGCAAATGA
- a CDS encoding PD-(D/E)XK nuclease-like domain-containing protein: MKLNHPGLLVMPATQYHAEKAIGHSGIVKMLKSPAHLREYLDHPHEPTPAMAFGTAVHTYVLEQDRFAEEFVVAEKFDRRTKEGKEAAARFEEANHGKIVITSEEMATLTLVQRAVFAHQGASRLLSSGDAELSAFWTDTETGLNCKCRPDWFNGEAIVDLKTCIDASSGGFSRSMANFGYDIQAAFYVDGIKAVTGMELPFLFVAVEKEAPHAVAVYRADPDVIEIGRKKYRAALQLLRWCQASGNWPAYQPGGEIELISLPRWAANTEAFELDAA; encoded by the coding sequence ATGAAACTCAATCATCCCGGCCTGCTTGTCATGCCGGCCACGCAGTATCACGCGGAGAAAGCCATCGGCCATTCGGGTATCGTCAAGATGCTCAAAAGCCCGGCTCACCTGCGCGAGTATCTGGATCATCCGCATGAACCGACGCCTGCCATGGCGTTCGGAACCGCAGTGCATACCTATGTGCTGGAGCAGGATCGCTTTGCCGAGGAATTCGTGGTGGCGGAGAAATTCGACCGTCGCACCAAGGAAGGCAAAGAAGCGGCGGCACGTTTTGAGGAGGCCAATCACGGCAAGATCGTGATTACCTCTGAGGAGATGGCCACGCTCACCCTGGTTCAACGGGCCGTGTTTGCCCATCAGGGAGCTTCAAGGCTTCTTTCCTCCGGTGATGCCGAACTCTCGGCGTTCTGGACGGATACGGAAACCGGCCTCAACTGCAAGTGTCGGCCGGACTGGTTCAACGGTGAAGCCATCGTTGATCTCAAGACCTGCATCGATGCCAGCAGTGGCGGGTTCTCTCGTTCCATGGCGAATTTTGGCTACGACATCCAGGCGGCGTTCTACGTCGACGGGATCAAGGCCGTGACCGGAATGGAGCTTCCGTTCCTGTTTGTCGCTGTGGAGAAAGAGGCACCGCATGCGGTCGCGGTCTATCGCGCCGATCCCGACGTGATCGAGATCGGGCGCAAGAAATACCGGGCGGCACTTCAGCTCTTGAGGTGGTGCCAGGCATCGGGCAACTGGCCGGCGTACCAACCGGGTGGAGAGATCGAACTGATCTCCCTGCCACGCTGGGCAGCCAACACAGAAGCCTTCGAGCTGGACGCCGCTTAA
- the ssb gene encoding single-stranded DNA-binding protein: protein MASLNRVTLIGNLGADPEVRYTQNREAIATIRIATTETYKDKSSGEKKEITEWHRVVFFGRTAEVVGEYLKKGSPVYVEGRIQTRKWQDKEGQDRYVVEILASEMKMLGTRPADDDAPDAGKGKRTGNGKGKPAAASGPAFEDVPDIEPF, encoded by the coding sequence ATGGCATCACTAAACAGAGTCACCCTCATCGGCAACTTGGGTGCCGACCCTGAGGTTCGTTACACGCAGAACCGCGAAGCGATCGCAACGATTCGGATCGCAACGACGGAGACGTACAAGGACAAGTCGTCCGGTGAAAAGAAGGAAATCACCGAGTGGCACCGTGTCGTCTTTTTTGGTCGCACGGCGGAGGTCGTCGGCGAGTACCTGAAGAAGGGCTCGCCCGTCTACGTCGAAGGTCGCATCCAGACCCGCAAATGGCAGGACAAAGAGGGTCAGGATCGCTATGTCGTCGAGATTCTCGCCAGCGAGATGAAGATGCTCGGCACTCGTCCAGCGGATGACGATGCGCCCGATGCAGGCAAAGGCAAGCGTACCGGCAACGGTAAAGGCAAGCCTGCAGCCGCTTCGGGACCGGCATTCGAGGATGTACCCGACATCGAGCCGTTCTGA
- a CDS encoding HU family DNA-binding protein yields the protein MATKKAPAAKAKAPAKKPVAAKALAKKPVAAKPVAAKPAEMKPIKAALNKTTLIAHLAENSGVEPKAVKAVLTALEATTLASMNKKGIGEFTLPGLLKVVAQKVPAKAKRFGKNPFTGLEQWFPAKPASVKVKVRPLKKLKDAVL from the coding sequence ATGGCAACCAAAAAAGCCCCGGCCGCCAAGGCCAAAGCCCCCGCCAAGAAACCCGTTGCGGCGAAAGCCCTCGCCAAGAAGCCTGTTGCTGCTAAACCTGTGGCAGCCAAGCCGGCTGAAATGAAGCCAATCAAGGCTGCATTGAACAAGACCACCCTGATTGCCCACCTGGCCGAAAACTCGGGTGTCGAGCCCAAGGCTGTCAAAGCCGTCCTGACCGCGCTCGAAGCAACCACCCTAGCCTCGATGAACAAGAAGGGTATTGGCGAATTCACCCTGCCCGGCCTCCTGAAAGTGGTGGCCCAGAAGGTTCCGGCCAAGGCCAAGCGCTTTGGCAAGAACCCCTTCACCGGCTTGGAGCAATGGTTCCCGGCGAAGCCCGCCTCGGTCAAGGTCAAGGTTCGTCCCCTGAAGAAACTGAAGGATGCCGTCCTTTAA
- a CDS encoding RNA-binding S4 domain-containing protein: MSNDSMRIDKWLWVARFFKTRSLASAAIASHKIRCNGDHVKPARDLKVGDELEITISQTVFVVIVQGMAEQRRPASEARLLYQETPESEAMRLRDQELRKLAPVPGSDLKGRPTKREGRLIRRIGG, translated from the coding sequence ATGAGCAACGACAGCATGCGCATAGACAAGTGGCTGTGGGTGGCGCGCTTCTTCAAGACGCGTAGCCTGGCGTCCGCGGCAATTGCCAGCCACAAGATTCGGTGCAATGGCGATCACGTCAAACCGGCTCGCGACCTTAAGGTTGGTGACGAACTCGAGATCACCATTAGCCAGACAGTATTCGTTGTCATCGTCCAAGGCATGGCGGAACAACGGAGGCCAGCTTCCGAGGCCCGCTTGCTCTACCAGGAGACGCCGGAAAGCGAAGCCATGCGACTGCGAGATCAGGAATTGAGAAAACTGGCACCGGTACCTGGATCGGACCTCAAGGGAAGGCCAACCAAGCGGGAAGGGCGGTTGATACGACGAATCGGAGGCTGA
- a CDS encoding DUF3820 family protein — MHAEDLELLVTREMPFGKHKGTLIADLPGNYLNWFAREGFPQGEIGRLLALMQEMDHNGLRTLLTPLRKPKA, encoded by the coding sequence GTGCACGCTGAAGACCTTGAGTTACTTGTAACCCGCGAAATGCCCTTCGGCAAGCACAAGGGAACGCTGATCGCAGACCTGCCGGGGAACTATCTCAACTGGTTTGCCCGTGAGGGTTTCCCGCAAGGAGAGATCGGTCGCTTGTTGGCCCTGATGCAGGAGATGGATCACAACGGCCTGCGCACGCTGCTCACTCCGCTGAGGAAGCCCAAGGCATGA
- a CDS encoding helix-turn-helix transcriptional regulator, with protein MKDDILSRRLIRREELRKLIPLADTTIYELEKAGNFPKRVYLTARCVAWELSEVENWIAERRKALNVPGLVIRPNRPGNPVRPKTE; from the coding sequence ATGAAAGACGACATCCTATCGCGCAGACTGATTCGCCGGGAAGAACTGCGCAAGCTGATCCCCCTTGCAGATACCACCATCTACGAACTGGAAAAGGCCGGAAATTTTCCCAAGCGGGTCTACCTGACTGCACGCTGCGTCGCTTGGGAACTCTCAGAAGTCGAAAACTGGATTGCCGAAAGACGAAAGGCTCTCAATGTACCGGGGCTAGTCATCCGACCCAATCGCCCAGGCAATCCAGTTCGACCCAAGACTGAGTAG